One sulfur-oxidizing endosymbiont of Gigantopelta aegis genomic region harbors:
- a CDS encoding SseB family protein, with translation MSTFAPENELEKKLIQAQNGEIEGEAFLKEMLDLQVFMPILEKHTIAGFQDSKQATPLSFKDDDGAEMIILFTSPERAKEFVKDHPGYEGGLLEDFKWVMEKVGGGYGIILNPGFDVGLELAANMVDVLTKQH, from the coding sequence ATGTCAACATTTGCCCCGGAAAACGAACTGGAAAAAAAATTAATCCAAGCTCAAAATGGTGAAATAGAAGGCGAAGCCTTTTTAAAAGAAATGCTGGATCTGCAAGTTTTTATGCCTATTTTAGAAAAGCATACTATTGCTGGCTTTCAGGATTCCAAGCAAGCAACACCACTTTCCTTTAAAGATGATGATGGTGCTGAAATGATCATCTTATTTACCAGCCCTGAAAGAGCGAAAGAATTTGTTAAAGATCATCCTGGCTATGAAGGTGGCTTATTGGAAGATTTTAAATGGGTAATGGAAAAAGTCGGTGGTGGTTATGGCATTATTCTTAATCCTGGTTTTGATGTGGGCTTGGAATTAGCGGCGAATATGGTTGATGTGCTGACAAAACAACATTAA
- a CDS encoding bifunctional diguanylate cyclase/phosphodiesterase, whose translation MTETTDNLSKEEPIGSQKNSLLQTNGALAVIDKRFFIANPLFDQWPDGLIVIDQQGLIIAVNATSLKLLGYEANELENSLVHSVLCGQASDYQHKEEHCQFINSGAKLPINHIVDAWLVQKNGIYLHVDVKNVAQLFIDDSGAQHAYQVLSFQDCSTRRYSEKELQRLALFAELNPAPIIEFNEQGLIYFSNPAMVALIAELGFDEAAMPCALPDNIRTLIKDCLSSGKTLNNVEVESEGRWFLWQFYPVLERSLVQGYGVEITWRKEAEEQLFSEKERFMVTLDSIDDAVITVDTNCLVTYLNPKATELTGWQSVEAEGCPFSKIVTLFLSNSRNSIDDYVKSSMLENRSFRQADSLFLAHLDGYIISVKQAVYPMRNQRDEVIGAVIAIHDITDAKKMEQSLSYQATHDSLTHLINRTEFENRLQQSIERSKRDKLTHALLYMDLDNFKIINDTCGHIAGDQLLRQITKMLEDKLRRGDVLARLGGDEFASILEGCPVERATLIAKEICQDIQAYNFVWEAQTFNVGVSIGLVPIDEDCNSVVQLLSHADSSCYAAKDMGRNRVHVYQEDDADVMKKKGEMQWVSRINQALQENRFMLYFQLIKPINAEETGLHFEVLIRMKDEQGNIIPPGAFLPAAEHYDLIKILDHWVVRTAFTWLNEHPDLTRQISVCSINLSGSSIGDEHFMHHLIEQFNNCHFPASKICFEVTETAAISNLRVASLFIDTIKKLGCSFSLDDFGSGMSSFGYLKQLNIDYLKIDGLFIKDIVVDQVDAAMVKSINEVGQIMGLQTIAEYVENDEILEVIKSMGINFAQGYGICRPQPMDEISQVLADLYH comes from the coding sequence ATGACTGAGACTACTGACAATTTATCAAAAGAAGAGCCTATCGGTTCTCAAAAAAATAGTTTACTACAAACAAATGGAGCGTTAGCTGTCATTGATAAACGTTTTTTTATAGCAAATCCTCTATTTGACCAATGGCCTGATGGACTGATTGTTATTGATCAACAAGGACTTATTATTGCCGTCAATGCGACCAGTTTAAAGTTATTAGGTTATGAAGCTAATGAACTCGAAAATAGCTTAGTACATTCTGTTTTGTGCGGCCAAGCCTCGGACTATCAGCATAAAGAAGAACATTGTCAGTTTATTAATAGCGGTGCTAAATTACCGATTAATCACATTGTAGATGCCTGGTTAGTACAAAAAAATGGTATCTATTTGCACGTTGATGTAAAAAATGTAGCTCAGTTATTCATTGATGATAGTGGGGCGCAGCACGCTTATCAGGTGTTAAGTTTTCAGGACTGTTCTACCCGCCGTTATTCGGAAAAAGAATTACAACGACTGGCCTTATTTGCTGAGTTAAATCCTGCCCCGATCATTGAGTTTAATGAACAGGGGCTGATTTATTTTTCTAATCCTGCCATGGTGGCATTAATTGCCGAGTTGGGTTTTGATGAAGCTGCTATGCCATGTGCCTTACCTGATAATATCCGCACGTTAATTAAGGATTGTTTGTCCAGTGGTAAGACGCTGAATAATGTTGAAGTTGAATCTGAGGGACGATGGTTCCTATGGCAATTTTATCCGGTACTTGAGCGTTCATTAGTTCAAGGCTATGGGGTTGAGATCACCTGGCGGAAAGAAGCAGAGGAACAGCTGTTTTCTGAAAAAGAACGTTTTATGGTGACTCTTGACTCGATTGATGATGCAGTCATTACTGTTGATACCAATTGCCTTGTGACTTATTTGAACCCTAAGGCAACAGAATTAACTGGCTGGCAAAGTGTTGAAGCCGAGGGTTGCCCTTTTAGTAAAATTGTCACCTTATTTCTTTCGAACTCAAGAAATTCGATTGACGATTACGTGAAGTCATCAATGCTTGAAAATCGTTCTTTTCGACAGGCTGATTCATTGTTTTTAGCGCATCTGGACGGTTATATTATTTCTGTTAAGCAAGCAGTCTACCCCATGCGTAATCAACGTGATGAAGTCATTGGTGCTGTTATAGCCATACATGACATTACCGATGCTAAAAAAATGGAACAAAGCCTGAGTTATCAGGCGACGCATGATTCACTCACGCATTTGATTAATCGGACTGAGTTTGAAAACCGTCTACAGCAATCAATTGAGCGCTCGAAAAGAGACAAGCTGACTCATGCTTTATTGTATATGGATTTAGATAACTTCAAAATCATCAATGATACGTGTGGGCATATTGCAGGTGATCAATTATTACGTCAAATTACCAAGATGTTAGAAGATAAACTGCGTCGGGGTGATGTGCTTGCACGCTTAGGAGGCGATGAATTCGCGTCTATTCTTGAAGGTTGTCCTGTTGAGCGTGCGACGCTAATTGCGAAAGAAATCTGTCAGGATATCCAAGCCTATAATTTTGTCTGGGAAGCACAAACCTTTAATGTGGGTGTCAGTATTGGTTTGGTGCCTATAGATGAGGATTGTAATAGTGTGGTGCAGTTATTAAGTCATGCGGACTCTTCTTGCTATGCCGCCAAGGATATGGGACGCAATCGAGTACACGTTTATCAGGAAGATGATGCGGATGTGATGAAGAAAAAAGGTGAAATGCAGTGGGTTTCACGTATTAATCAAGCCTTGCAAGAAAATCGCTTCATGCTCTATTTTCAGTTGATAAAGCCTATCAATGCAGAAGAAACAGGCTTGCATTTTGAAGTGTTGATACGCATGAAAGATGAGCAGGGAAATATTATTCCCCCGGGGGCTTTTCTTCCCGCAGCTGAGCATTATGATTTGATTAAAATTTTAGATCATTGGGTGGTTAGAACTGCGTTTACCTGGCTGAATGAGCATCCCGATTTAACCAGACAAATCAGTGTTTGTAGTATTAATCTATCGGGCAGCTCTATTGGTGATGAGCACTTTATGCATCATTTGATTGAACAATTCAATAATTGTCATTTTCCGGCCAGTAAAATTTGCTTTGAAGTGACCGAAACCGCTGCCATTTCAAATCTTCGTGTCGCGAGTCTCTTTATCGATACCATTAAAAAATTAGGCTGTTCTTTTTCTTTGGATGATTTTGGCTCGGGAATGTCTTCTTTTGGCTATTTGAAACAACTGAATATAGATTATTTGAAAATTGATGGCTTGTTTATCAAAGACATTGTTGTTGATCAGGTTGATGCTGCGATGGTGAAATCAATCAATGAAGTGGGTCAGATAATGGGCCTACAGACGATAGCAGAATATGTTGAAAATGATGAGATTCTTGAAGTGATTAAATCCATGGGCATTAATTTTGCCCAGGGATATGGGATCTGTCGGCCCCAGCCAATGGATGAAATTTCCCAGGTCTTAGCTGATTTATATCACTAA
- a CDS encoding HD-GYP domain-containing protein produces the protein MSSTLKKISINELLVGMFIVKMDVSWIKSPFLLHRRAIKSKNDIILLKKSGVKLLTIDLDKSQIDSEHDVGENTASENDSTKKSSPDTQFQENDAEEPKVTPLEFSADDIDKSSLALSEELNNAVVLKEQANKAFNEINNLVKDNQPVSIKQLEPVIDDTISSLLRNSQALLTLMHLKRSDAKLFSHSFSVMSLALTFAIKDGVTGDDLKTLGLAALLHDIGWAQLPLNLFGKAKKYSENENKVVLQHLKIADIIISKSDGIPYAVKQLMSKHHERIDGSGYPNALKGEQLDNLAKILIMTDYYDELVHGLLDQPGLIPSEALRLLYKETVQNTQDKEHVELLIKLLGIYPLTSAIELTSGEKGLVVEVNREKPLVPVVKIIYSKSGHVLPTALKVDLEKDPLKRQIKTIVDLSNKTADPNNLLLVEEV, from the coding sequence ATGAGTTCGACGCTAAAAAAAATATCTATCAATGAATTATTGGTAGGCATGTTTATTGTGAAAATGGATGTTTCATGGATAAAATCACCTTTTCTGCTCCACCGTCGGGCTATCAAATCAAAAAATGACATTATTTTACTGAAAAAATCTGGCGTAAAACTGCTGACAATTGATTTAGACAAAAGTCAAATTGATTCAGAACATGATGTTGGCGAGAATACTGCTTCTGAGAATGATAGCACTAAAAAAAGTAGTCCAGACACTCAATTTCAGGAGAATGATGCTGAAGAGCCTAAGGTAACACCGTTAGAATTTTCTGCCGATGACATAGATAAATCCTCCCTAGCCTTGAGTGAAGAGCTCAATAATGCTGTAGTGCTCAAAGAACAGGCTAATAAGGCCTTTAATGAAATTAATAATTTGGTTAAAGATAATCAACCCGTATCAATTAAACAACTAGAGCCTGTCATAGATGACACAATTTCAAGTTTACTCAGAAACAGTCAAGCATTATTGACTTTGATGCATCTTAAACGCAGTGATGCGAAGTTATTTTCCCACTCCTTCAGTGTGATGAGCTTGGCTTTGACCTTCGCAATTAAAGATGGCGTAACGGGTGATGACTTAAAAACACTAGGTTTAGCGGCTTTATTACATGATATAGGCTGGGCGCAATTACCCTTAAACTTGTTTGGTAAAGCAAAAAAATACTCTGAAAATGAAAATAAGGTGGTGCTGCAGCATTTAAAAATTGCTGATATCATCATCAGCAAGAGTGATGGAATACCCTATGCTGTCAAACAATTAATGAGTAAGCATCACGAAAGAATTGATGGCTCAGGTTATCCAAATGCTTTAAAAGGTGAGCAGTTGGATAATTTAGCAAAAATTTTAATTATGACTGATTACTATGATGAATTAGTGCATGGGCTTCTTGATCAGCCGGGTTTGATTCCATCAGAGGCATTAAGGTTACTCTACAAAGAGACCGTGCAAAATACTCAGGACAAAGAGCATGTTGAGTTGCTTATTAAACTATTAGGTATCTATCCTTTGACTTCTGCGATTGAACTCACGTCGGGAGAGAAAGGCTTGGTTGTTGAGGTGAATCGAGAAAAACCATTAGTGCCTGTCGTAAAAATAATTTATAGTAAAAGTGGCCATGTCTTGCCAACGGCATTGAAAGTCGATCTGGAAAAAGACCCTCTAAAGAGACAAATTAAAACCATTGTTGATTTATCAAATAAAACAGCTGACCCTAATAATTTATTGCTTGTTGAAGAAGTTTAA
- a CDS encoding dimethyl sulfoxide reductase anchor subunit family protein, with protein MQPAFSVIFLTTLIGMGQGLFLAIYTGQVYSVLNVVEQTSTSVFYSMGSAIALVLLVLGLISSIFHLGHPERAWRSAAMWRTSWLSREVIALPAVMGLIFLYGLVHFMEWNVTIMTFGAVVIDLSLLIGVFTTIMVFSLFIATGMIYACLKFLQEWHSPLTVINYTLLGSVSGFTLATLLAAYKQPELIPFFAGWSIVLLVLAFIFRVAALMRNKRLRPKSTVQTAIGIRHNQIKQKSMGFMGGSVNTRDFFHGKTAFFIRSIKNIFMVLVFAVPLAMLVIALFKPSVLILGIAIASMYVGLIAERWYFFAEGNHPQNIYYQVIS; from the coding sequence ATGCAACCGGCATTTTCTGTAATTTTCTTAACGACCTTGATTGGTATGGGGCAGGGGCTTTTCCTTGCCATTTATACCGGACAGGTTTATTCGGTGCTTAATGTAGTCGAACAAACCAGTACCAGTGTGTTTTATAGCATGGGCAGTGCCATTGCTTTGGTGTTGCTGGTTTTAGGACTTATTTCCTCTATTTTTCATCTGGGTCATCCAGAGCGAGCTTGGCGTTCAGCCGCAATGTGGCGTACGTCTTGGTTGTCTCGTGAAGTGATTGCTTTACCTGCGGTCATGGGTTTAATCTTCCTATATGGCTTAGTGCATTTCATGGAATGGAATGTGACAATAATGACTTTTGGTGCCGTGGTGATTGATTTGAGCTTGCTCATCGGTGTGTTTACCACCATCATGGTTTTTTCCTTGTTCATTGCCACCGGTATGATTTACGCCTGCCTGAAGTTTTTGCAAGAGTGGCATAGCCCACTAACAGTCATTAACTATACCTTATTAGGCTCGGTTTCAGGCTTTACTCTGGCAACCCTGCTGGCAGCGTATAAACAGCCTGAGCTGATCCCATTTTTTGCAGGATGGTCAATTGTGTTATTGGTGCTGGCTTTTATTTTTCGCGTTGCAGCCTTGATGCGTAATAAGCGCCTGCGCCCTAAATCAACAGTACAGACGGCAATTGGTATTCGTCATAATCAAATCAAACAAAAATCAATGGGCTTTATGGGTGGTTCAGTAAATACCCGTGATTTTTTCCATGGCAAAACTGCTTTTTTCATTCGCTCTATTAAAAATATTTTTATGGTATTAGTTTTTGCTGTGCCTTTAGCGATGCTCGTCATTGCTTTGTTCAAGCCATCAGTGCTGATTTTGGGTATTGCGATAGCTTCAATGTATGTCGGCTTGATTGCTGAGCGTTGGTATTTCTTTGCTGAGGGTAATCATCCGCAAAATATCTACTATCAAGTTATTTCTTAA
- a CDS encoding 4Fe-4S dicluster domain-containing protein gives MTQLALVIDLNVCVGCHACVTNCKEWNTSGSAGALADDNPYGKDPTGTFFNRVQTYEVGTFPQTETVHFPKSCLHCEDPPCVPVCPTGASYKRKEDGFVLVDYDKCIGCRYCSWACPYGAREIDEHEKVMKKCTLCVDRLYDEELPEAERKPACVLACPTSARLYGDVHDPDSEVSIAIREQGGYQLMPEWGTKPSNHYLPRRKNHVSYKKDELERVDNPLKKEDYQVDASEPSLDDVTSW, from the coding sequence ATGACTCAACTAGCCTTAGTTATTGATCTAAATGTTTGCGTAGGCTGTCATGCCTGCGTGACGAATTGTAAAGAGTGGAACACCTCGGGCAGTGCCGGTGCCTTGGCCGATGATAATCCCTATGGTAAAGATCCCACCGGGACGTTCTTTAATCGAGTGCAGACCTATGAAGTCGGGACGTTTCCACAAACAGAAACAGTGCACTTTCCTAAGTCTTGCTTACATTGTGAAGATCCCCCTTGTGTGCCGGTTTGTCCAACAGGTGCAAGTTACAAACGTAAAGAAGATGGCTTTGTCTTAGTGGATTATGACAAGTGTATTGGTTGTCGTTATTGCTCATGGGCCTGCCCTTATGGCGCCCGTGAAATTGATGAACACGAAAAAGTCATGAAGAAATGTACTCTATGCGTGGATCGTCTTTATGATGAAGAATTACCCGAAGCAGAACGTAAACCAGCCTGTGTTCTAGCTTGTCCTACGAGTGCGCGTCTCTATGGTGATGTTCATGATCCTGATTCTGAAGTTTCCATTGCTATTCGTGAGCAGGGCGGTTATCAATTGATGCCGGAATGGGGTACTAAGCCTTCAAACCATTATTTACCAAGACGTAAAAACCATGTTTCTTACAAAAAAGATGAACTGGAACGTGTGGATAATCCATTGAAGAAAGAAGATTATCAAGTCGATGCATCAGAACCTTCATTGGATGATGTCACCAGTTGGTAG
- a CDS encoding molybdopterin oxidoreductase family protein, which yields MHSENNVEAEVKDHIEVKNTTCYMCACRCGIRVTVKNGEVRYIQGNPDHPLNKGVICAKGSSGIMKQYSPARLTKPLRRRKGAERGDNDFEEISWDEAFEIMEERLREIRATDPKKFALFTGRDQMQALTGLFAKQFGTPNYAAHGGFCSVNMAAGMIYTIGGSFWEFGGPDLERSKLFIMFGTAEDHHSNPLKMQLAEFKRNGGRFISINPIRSGYSAVADEWVPIKPGTDGALILAIINEIIQQGLYDRDFLIQYTNSAELVNIDEASNEEGLFVRQGPDDIDDLCVDSQNKLWWDRHKNGTVKTHTEDADPYLLGEFQLDNGTNVKPAFQLLVDRVKDYTPEWASSITGVSVETIKQLAHEMGITARDQKIELPIPWTDTWGKEHESVTGNPVSFHAMRGLAAHSNGFHSIRALSILMTILGTIDRPGGFRHKAPFPRPIPPCAKTPRGPEGVKPNTPLDGMALGWPAEPNDLFVDDEGQPVRLDKGFSWEYPLSVHGLMHNVITNAWRGDPYRIDTLMIFMANMAWNSSMNTMSVRDMLKDKDENGEYKIPNIFVCDAFQSEMVAFADLVLPDTTYLERHDVMSMLDRPISEYDGPVDSVRIPVLPPTGDSRPFQETIIELGSRLGLPAFVKEDGSRKYRDYPDFVINYETEPGSGIGFLAGWRGKAGEKFMKGEPNPNQWEMYEKNNCVYQYHLPKSYQYMRNFNKGYLQWARKHRLTRFAEPITIHVYSEVLQKFRLAAQGKLPGKQPPDHLRKRVETYFDPLPMYYVPLESQLTDTQKYPLNAVTQRPMAMYHSWDSQNAWLRQIHAHNYLHVNPVTAQANGIHDDDWIWVESMHGKVRCQCRLSEAVEPGTVWTWNAVGKATGAWGLDKNANESQRGFLLNHLIAEELPSNVDGEHISNSDPITGQAAWYDVRVRIYKAEDNEPKQTSPQFKAHKHTPGTPKRNPKWQAFFAGLGKFKGSE from the coding sequence ATGCACTCAGAGAATAATGTAGAAGCTGAAGTCAAGGATCACATCGAGGTCAAGAACACTACCTGTTATATGTGTGCTTGTCGTTGTGGTATTCGAGTCACCGTCAAAAATGGTGAAGTGAGATATATTCAGGGTAATCCTGATCATCCTTTGAATAAGGGTGTTATTTGCGCCAAAGGATCTTCAGGGATCATGAAGCAATACTCGCCAGCCCGTTTAACTAAGCCACTGCGCCGAAGAAAGGGTGCAGAACGGGGTGATAATGATTTTGAAGAAATCTCCTGGGATGAAGCTTTCGAAATTATGGAAGAGCGCCTGAGGGAAATCCGTGCGACGGATCCGAAGAAATTTGCCTTATTCACTGGGCGTGATCAGATGCAAGCACTCACCGGATTATTTGCTAAGCAATTCGGTACGCCAAATTATGCGGCACATGGTGGTTTTTGTTCGGTGAACATGGCTGCGGGTATGATTTATACCATTGGTGGTTCATTTTGGGAATTTGGCGGTCCTGATCTAGAGCGCTCTAAATTATTTATCATGTTTGGTACTGCAGAAGACCATCATTCTAATCCATTAAAAATGCAATTGGCAGAATTTAAACGTAATGGTGGACGCTTTATATCCATTAACCCCATTCGTTCAGGTTATTCAGCCGTTGCTGATGAATGGGTACCCATTAAACCGGGTACTGATGGTGCATTAATTCTGGCCATTATTAATGAAATTATCCAGCAAGGTCTTTATGACCGCGACTTCTTAATTCAATATACGAACTCTGCTGAGCTGGTGAATATCGATGAAGCCAGTAATGAAGAAGGCTTGTTTGTGCGTCAAGGGCCTGATGATATTGATGATCTTTGTGTTGATTCACAAAATAAACTCTGGTGGGATCGCCATAAGAATGGCACGGTTAAAACTCATACAGAAGATGCCGATCCTTACCTATTAGGTGAGTTCCAACTGGATAATGGTACTAATGTTAAGCCAGCATTTCAGTTATTAGTGGATCGCGTTAAAGATTATACCCCTGAGTGGGCTTCTTCTATCACCGGTGTTTCTGTTGAAACCATTAAACAGCTTGCCCATGAAATGGGTATTACGGCACGTGATCAAAAAATTGAACTGCCTATTCCCTGGACTGATACCTGGGGCAAAGAACATGAAAGTGTGACCGGTAATCCGGTATCATTCCATGCCATGCGTGGTTTAGCTGCACACTCTAATGGTTTCCATTCGATTCGCGCCTTAAGTATTCTGATGACTATTTTGGGTACCATTGATCGCCCGGGTGGTTTCCGTCATAAAGCACCATTCCCACGTCCAATTCCACCTTGTGCAAAAACACCAAGAGGGCCAGAAGGCGTTAAGCCCAATACGCCACTTGATGGTATGGCTTTGGGTTGGCCTGCTGAGCCCAATGATTTATTTGTTGATGATGAAGGCCAGCCAGTACGACTGGATAAGGGGTTCTCATGGGAATACCCTTTGTCAGTACATGGTTTGATGCACAATGTCATCACCAATGCCTGGCGTGGCGACCCCTACCGAATTGATACCTTGATGATTTTCATGGCCAATATGGCCTGGAACTCCAGTATGAATACCATGAGTGTGCGCGATATGCTCAAAGATAAAGATGAAAATGGTGAATATAAAATCCCCAATATCTTCGTCTGTGATGCTTTTCAATCAGAAATGGTTGCGTTCGCTGATTTAGTCCTACCGGATACAACTTATCTGGAACGTCATGATGTGATGTCGATGTTAGATCGACCTATCTCTGAATACGATGGTCCTGTTGATTCGGTACGTATCCCAGTTTTGCCACCCACAGGTGATTCAAGACCCTTCCAGGAAACCATTATTGAATTGGGTTCACGTTTAGGCCTACCGGCTTTCGTTAAGGAAGATGGTTCGCGTAAATACCGTGATTACCCTGATTTTGTTATCAACTATGAAACTGAGCCGGGTTCTGGTATCGGCTTTCTGGCGGGTTGGCGTGGTAAGGCCGGTGAAAAGTTTATGAAAGGTGAGCCGAATCCAAATCAGTGGGAAATGTATGAGAAAAACAATTGTGTTTATCAATACCATTTGCCTAAGTCTTATCAGTACATGCGTAATTTTAATAAAGGTTATTTGCAATGGGCGAGAAAACATCGTCTGACCCGCTTTGCTGAACCGATTACGATTCATGTCTACTCCGAAGTATTGCAGAAATTTCGTCTGGCGGCGCAGGGTAAATTACCCGGCAAGCAGCCACCTGATCATTTGCGCAAACGTGTAGAGACTTATTTTGATCCATTGCCCATGTACTATGTGCCGTTGGAATCGCAATTAACGGATACCCAAAAATATCCATTAAATGCTGTGACACAACGGCCAATGGCGATGTATCACTCATGGGATTCACAAAATGCCTGGTTGCGTCAGATTCATGCACACAACTATTTGCACGTGAATCCGGTCACTGCACAGGCCAATGGTATTCATGATGATGATTGGATCTGGGTTGAATCCATGCACGGTAAAGTCCGTTGCCAATGTCGTCTCAGTGAAGCTGTGGAACCGGGCACTGTCTGGACCTGGAATGCAGTCGGTAAAGCTACCGGTGCTTGGGGATTGGATAAAAATGCCAATGAATCGCAACGCGGCTTTTTATTGAATCATTTGATTGCCGAAGAGTTGCCAAGCAATGTTGATGGGGAGCATATCTCCAATTCTGATCCTATTACGGGGCAGGCGGCCTGGTATGATGTGCGCGTTAGAATTTATAAAGCAGAAGACAATGAGCCAAAGCAAACATCACCGCAATTTAAGGCGCATAAGCATACGCCGGGTACACCAAAACGCAATCCTAAGTGGCAGGCATTTTTTGCCGGTCTGGGTAAATTTAAGGGGAGCGAATAA
- the tcdA gene encoding tRNA cyclic N6-threonylcarbamoyladenosine(37) synthase TcdA, with amino-acid sequence MLSQNYTERFGGIQRLYGTKKAQLIPTLKICVVGIGGVGSWVVEGLARTGVGHITLIDHDDIALSNINRQIHTLDSSIEQSKVLTMQARVMEINPECQCHAIDDLLTENNLAKYFSKVASEKFDYVIDAIDSVKHKSVLIYYCKRNKIPIITTGGAGGLSNPTAVEICDLSKTYNDPLAATVRSQLRQQYNFTRNPQSRFGVECVFSTEQQLYPQADGSIGQEKSVTKGVSLDCNFGYGSSSCVTSVFGFAAAARAIEKALARRQRKSA; translated from the coding sequence GTGCTATCACAGAACTACACAGAACGCTTTGGCGGTATACAAAGACTTTATGGCACAAAAAAAGCACAACTCATACCGACTTTGAAAATTTGTGTGGTTGGTATCGGTGGTGTTGGCTCATGGGTAGTTGAAGGCCTGGCACGTACGGGTGTAGGACATATCACACTTATTGACCATGATGATATTGCTCTGTCTAATATTAATCGGCAGATACACACCCTTGACAGTAGCATCGAACAATCAAAGGTGCTTACCATGCAGGCACGGGTGATGGAAATTAATCCTGAATGCCAATGTCATGCAATTGATGATTTACTCACTGAAAATAATCTGGCGAAGTATTTTTCTAAAGTGGCCAGTGAGAAATTTGACTATGTGATCGATGCCATTGATAGCGTAAAGCACAAAAGCGTGCTGATTTATTATTGCAAGCGTAATAAAATTCCCATTATTACTACCGGGGGTGCTGGTGGATTGAGTAATCCTACCGCTGTAGAAATTTGTGATTTAAGCAAAACCTATAATGACCCACTGGCCGCTACAGTACGCTCGCAATTACGTCAGCAATATAATTTTACCCGCAACCCACAAAGTCGCTTTGGGGTCGAATGCGTATTTTCCACCGAACAGCAATTGTATCCACAGGCTGATGGCAGTATCGGTCAAGAAAAATCAGTCACCAAAGGTGTTAGCCTGGATTGTAATTTTGGCTATGGTTCATCCAGTTGTGTTACCTCTGTCTTTGGCTTTGCTGCCGCTGCGCGCGCAATCGAAAAAGCATTGGCCAGACGGCAAAGAAAGAGTGCTTAG